One part of the Streptomyces ferrugineus genome encodes these proteins:
- the rfbC gene encoding dTDP-4-dehydrorhamnose 3,5-epimerase has translation MRSLGIEGAWALEPKVFPDDRGSFHEWYRAAEFREATGYDLSLAQANCSVSRWGVLRGVHFSDVPPGQAKYVTCLRGAVLDVVVDIRVGSPTFGRWEALRLDDDGHHAVFLAEGLGHAFMALTDDATVAYLCSTGYAPEREHGVHPLDPDLGITWPEHIAPILSPKDAQAPSLAEAREAGLLPSYEACSAHYARMRAGSGPATP, from the coding sequence ATGCGATCGCTCGGCATCGAAGGCGCCTGGGCGCTGGAGCCCAAGGTCTTCCCGGACGACCGGGGCAGCTTCCACGAGTGGTACCGCGCCGCGGAGTTCCGCGAGGCCACCGGCTACGACCTGTCCCTGGCCCAGGCCAACTGCTCGGTCTCCCGCTGGGGCGTACTGCGCGGCGTCCACTTCTCCGACGTACCGCCCGGCCAGGCCAAGTACGTGACCTGTCTGCGCGGCGCCGTCCTCGACGTGGTGGTCGACATCCGCGTCGGCTCCCCCACCTTCGGCCGCTGGGAGGCGCTCCGCCTCGACGACGACGGCCACCACGCCGTGTTCCTCGCGGAGGGCCTCGGCCACGCCTTCATGGCCCTCACCGACGACGCCACGGTGGCCTATCTGTGCTCGACGGGCTACGCCCCGGAACGCGAACACGGCGTGCACCCCCTGGACCCGGACCTGGGCATCACCTGGCCCGAGCACATCGCGCCGATCCTGTCCCCGAAGGACGCGCAGGCTCCGTCCCTGGCGGAGGCACGAGAGGCCGGGCTGCTCCCGTCGTACGAGGCCTGCAGCGCCCACTACGCCCGTATGCGCGCAGGAAGCGGTCCGGCAACGCCCTGA